In Hyphomicrobium denitrificans 1NES1, the genomic stretch CCGTGCGATGAGGCGCGTGTACGGGAGTTCGCCCATCCAGTCGTGATCGACGGCGAATCGCAACTTCTCTTCAAACCCGTTCGCGAGCGTATAGCTCTCGACGCCGCCGAGCCCGGCTTTCGCGAGCGCTTTTTCGATACGTTGAGGGTCGGCGCCATGCCGGTCCCAATTCACGAAGGCAATCGTCGTACCGGGATGCCCGCCGGCAAATTTTCCCCAGTCCTTCAACTCGACCATGCAATTGCCGCAGGTGAAGCCCCAGAAGTGCACGATGACCGGATGGCCTTTATGCGAATTGACCAGTGCCTGCCAGCTTATGCTGTCGAACGCCCGCGGCGGCCCGGCGGCGGCCGGCCTACACGCGAAACAGGCGAGCATCAGCACGGCTGCGATATTGCGCACGATTGCATTCATGACTGCGGCTCCAGCGGTATCAGCCGATACCCTTCTTTGATCGTGAGCCATGAAAGATACGCGGTCGTCCGATACGCAATGAGGAGCGGATGGTCGGAAACGTTAGCCGTCGTCGCAATGGTTCGCGGCTCGCTCCACGTTCGTCCTGCGTCGCGCGACGTCATCAGCTCGACGCTTGTTTTCTCGCCGTCGAAGGATTTGTAAGCGAGATAAACCTCTCCGCCCGCAGCCAAGACGTAGGGGCGCGATGTCTGCGTATTCAGATCGCCGATACGCATCGGCTCTGAAAACGTCTTACCGCCATCCTGCGAATGCGCGTAGTAGACACCCCTGAGCTTGCGGCCGAGTGCAAACCACGTCGCATGATAGGTGCCATCGCTCCCGATCGCGAGGCTCGGCCCCTGATGCGGACACGCGTCGATCTTCGCGTCATCGTCACTCACGCGATAGAGCGGGCCGGGCTTACCGTCGCCGGAGAACGTGATCGTCGCGTGATCGCGAATGCCGCCATCGAAAATGTTGCGGAACATCGCGACCGGTTTGCCGGGTCCGGCGAACGCGACGGCGATGCGGCAGCATTCGCAGGAATTATCACGCGCAATCGTCGCGGCTTCGAGCGTGCCGCCAGGCTTGTCGTCCCACGCGAAGGCCAGGGCGGCGCCCGCATAAGGTTTGCCTGCCGCCTTTGCGGCGGCGACATTCCGCTTGTCGATCCATGCGGCGAACACACGGCCATTCTGATCGAAAGCAGCCGTTTCGAAGCGTTGGCTCGGCGAGTTCGTAGTTATCGGGCGAGGTTCGGAAAAAGTTTCGGAATGTCCTAGTTTAAGGTAGCCATACTAAATGGCGGGTGCGCCGCATGACCACCCGCCACCGTTATCAATCAATTGTAGACGTCATCCAAAGGCATCTCGTAGGTATCGCCAAACTTCGGCGTACCGCGATTTAGCATTCGCATAAATTGGGTATCGTTCGCGGCGGCGTCCATGTAGGCCATCACTTTGATAAGGTGCGCCTTCAATTCAGGAAGGCCGTAGTCTTCTGTCGCATGTTGATGGTGCTTGTTCTTTCGATAGCCTGCCGGAAGCCGCGGATTGATCTTGTCGAGCTTCCGTCTCGCGCATGGAACAAGGCGATCATACACGATGTCATTGACCCAGTGCCCGACGAATGCCGGACGGTTGAGTGCCACGTAACTGGGGTAGCCCTTGACTTTGATGAGCTTGACCCAGAATTCATCCGGGAACGTCTTTGCCCACTTGCGCGCATGGTCTTGAAGGTATTTGTCGAGAATGTCAGCAACTCGCTGCCCCTCGATAGTCTTCCAGTACCCGGACTCCTGGTAGATGATCGAATCTAGCGTTGTGTTCGCTAGGGCGATGAGCATGTCCTGTGCGCGTTGCGCGAGAAACTTCTGCGTCTCGGTGAGTTTAGCTTTCAGGATCGCGCGCAGAATTTCGATGAACGTGCTAGTCTCGATGCCGTGAACCGTCACACCGGGTCCGCCAGATTCGGACCCGGTACCCAAGTATTTGAAAACAATAGGGTTATCTATCTTTTTTCTAAGATTTTCGTCGATTTCGGACCCGATGTTTTGGCGCGACAAAGTTCGCCAGAGAGCGCTTCCGCCTTCTGACTTGAGGCCGAGCGCGCTTGCAGCGGCGCGCTTGCTGAGCACACAACGCGGTTGCCGTTGCTGTTCGCCATCCATCTCGTCCAGGATGTATCCGTCCACATCTGGACCAAGCTGCGTGATCGTCGCTTTGTAGTGTGAGGTAATTGTCATGGCGTGACTCCAATGGCCCGCTCGATTGTGAGATCGAAGACGTTTGCCGTTTCGCGGTGATTGAAGCGATACGAGAATTCATTGATGTACGCAGGCAGATGACGCAACGAGACCTTGTGGTACTGGCCGACGATGCCCCTTTTCAGAAGCGCCCAAAACGACTCGATTGAATTTGTGTGCGAGCCGTCGTCGGCCACGTACCAGACCTTATGGTTGACCGTCTGGTGGGGCATGAACGTCTTGATGCCAACGTATCCCTGATACTCGTCTGTGATGAGGATCGAGTTCGCCGTATCGACATTACGGCGAACCAGCGCGGAGATACCTTTGGCACGCAGGTTTTTCTTGCTGACCACTTGCGTCCGAACCTTGCCACCGCGCTCGATCATGCCGACGACGGCGGGCTTCTTGGTCCCGCGCCCGCGAGGATTGCTACCGCCGCCCTGGCCACCTGACCCAATATTGCCCTTGCGCGGTTTTCCTCCGATGTACGTTTCGTCCATTTCGATCATGCCGGTTAGCAGGTCGCGATGATCGCGCTGCTCCATTGCTTTGCGGATTTGCATCGCCATCCGCCATCCGGTGTTCTTGTTGACTTCCAGATCGCGCGCGATCTGCCGTGCTGAAAGACCTTTCTTGGCATTAAGGACGAGCGCCACGGCCAAGAACCACTTTTGAAGCGGCAAGTGCGTGTGATGGAAAATTGTGCCCACCGTAACGCTGAAGGAGGTTTTGCAGTTGTTGCAGTGGTGCCTCTGTTCAGACGGCATTGGGGATACGCGGCTAGACTGGCAGTACGGGCAGACGGGTACGCCGCGCCAACGCACAGACTCAAGGTAGGCAACGCAAGCCTCTTGCGTTGGGTATTTCTGGAAAATTTGGATCAGGTTCATGGCTACCGCCTGCTAGGACGGTAGCACAATGACAGACTCTACCCGTGGTGTCAACTACCTTAAACTAGGACATTCCGAAAAGTTTTACCACCGTCCGAGGATCGCACGATGAAGGCGTGGCCGTTGTATTTTTCATCACGCGTCGCATACGTAAGCGCGACGCAGCCATCGGGACCGAACGCAATTTTTGGGCGTGCGTCAGGCCCGTTGTCGAGCGGCAGCTTCGTTGCCGGAAGCGTCACCGGCGCCGAGAATGTCTTTCCGAGATCGGCTGAACTCGCAACCGAGATGCGCCCTCCCGCCGACCACGTCAGCCAGAGCTTGCCGTCCGGAGCAAACGCCCCGGTTGCTACGCTCGCACACGCGAGCGCCTCCGTCTGACATGCAGTCGGCTGCCCATGGTGATGCATCTTCGCGTCGTGCGCGTGCGTCAGGGTCGGTGCCAGAACTAGCGCTGAGACACCCGCCAGCGCGCCGGCTACGAAATACTTACGCATGAACTCAGAACCTCACTTTCATGCCGCCGTAATAGGCGCGCGGCGCGCCGGCATAGATTGATCCCCCGGCGTCAGCCAGCGTGCCGGCCGTCGATCCAGCCTTGTCGGTGATGTTGTTTGCCGAGGCAATGTAAACCTCATCGAGGACGTTGCGGACCTCGAAGTACGCCAGGAACGACTTTATCGGCCCCCAATTCAATGTTCGTTCGTAGTGGACGTTGACGTCGACCGTTTCGTATCCGGGAGCCCACAGGAGATTGGCATTTTCCATGTAGAAGCCGTCGTGCCACTGGTATTCGACGTAAGCTCCGACGCCCTTATAAAGTCCCGAAGGCGTGTCGTAGCTCAGTCGCGCCGTCAGCTCATTGGATGAGACGCCTGGAATTTTGTTCCCGGCCCTGCTGACAGCCTGCGCGGCGCCAGCGACGACTTCATCGTAATCGGTATAGATTTGATTGTTGTAGAGGTAGGCTGCCGTCAGCCGCAGGCTATCGGTCAGCGTAAAATCGGCAACAGCCTCGATGCCGCGGTGCTCCGAAGCCGGCGCATTAAAGCTGAAGTTCGATAGTCCCGCCGTCAGCGGCGCTTGGGAAACGATCTCGTTCGTGAAGAACTCGTAGAATCCGGTGACACTTAACATGACGCCTTTCACCGGCGTCCAGTCTGCGCCGAGATCGTATCCGATGTTCGTTTGCGTCTTGAGGTCGGTGTTGTTGCCGGGTTGACCATCGGGCGTCACGAAAAGGTTCGAGAACTGAGGCGTGCCGTAGCCCGTCCCGATGCGGGCGCGAAACTGCCATTGATTGTTCGGCGTGTAGAGCACGCCCACCTCAGGAGCGATATTCGTCATTTCGCGATCGACGCTGACGTTGCGGATGCTCGCGAGGGTGCCGCTATTGTCATAGGTATAGCTTCGCTGCGTGCCGTCGAGAGACGTTCGCTCGACCGTCGCACCGGCGACGACCGCGACATCGTTAGTGAGTTTCACCTCCTCGCGCGCTCGCGCGCCGAAGTTCGTCGTCGAGCCCGTCGTTTCCGATTGCAGACGATCGGCCATCGAACTGTCACTAGGC encodes the following:
- a CDS encoding TlpA family protein disulfide reductase, yielding MNAIVRNIAAVLMLACFACRPAAAGPPRAFDSISWQALVNSHKGHPVIVHFWGFTCGNCMVELKDWGKFAGGHPGTTIAFVNWDRHGADPQRIEKALAKAGLGGVESYTLANGFEEKLRFAVDHDWMGELPYTRLIARDGAVKTFSGAADFEGLSRWLGPMKQSQQ
- a CDS encoding sialidase family protein gives rise to the protein MFAAWIDKRNVAAAKAAGKPYAGAALAFAWDDKPGGTLEAATIARDNSCECCRIAVAFAGPGKPVAMFRNIFDGGIRDHATITFSGDGKPGPLYRVSDDDAKIDACPHQGPSLAIGSDGTYHATWFALGRKLRGVYYAHSQDGGKTFSEPMRIGDLNTQTSRPYVLAAGGEVYLAYKSFDGEKTSVELMTSRDAGRTWSEPRTIATTANVSDHPLLIAYRTTAYLSWLTIKEGYRLIPLEPQS
- a CDS encoding P63C domain-containing protein — translated: MTITSHYKATITQLGPDVDGYILDEMDGEQQRQPRCVLSKRAAASALGLKSEGGSALWRTLSRQNIGSEIDENLRKKIDNPIVFKYLGTGSESGGPGVTVHGIETSTFIEILRAILKAKLTETQKFLAQRAQDMLIALANTTLDSIIYQESGYWKTIEGQRVADILDKYLQDHARKWAKTFPDEFWVKLIKVKGYPSYVALNRPAFVGHWVNDIVYDRLVPCARRKLDKINPRLPAGYRKNKHHQHATEDYGLPELKAHLIKVMAYMDAAANDTQFMRMLNRGTPKFGDTYEMPLDDVYN
- a CDS encoding IS1595 family transposase, with translation MGTIFHHTHLPLQKWFLAVALVLNAKKGLSARQIARDLEVNKNTGWRMAMQIRKAMEQRDHRDLLTGMIEMDETYIGGKPRKGNIGSGGQGGGSNPRGRGTKKPAVVGMIERGGKVRTQVVSKKNLRAKGISALVRRNVDTANSILITDEYQGYVGIKTFMPHQTVNHKVWYVADDGSHTNSIESFWALLKRGIVGQYHKVSLRHLPAYINEFSYRFNHRETANVFDLTIERAIGVTP
- a CDS encoding sialidase family protein — its product is MRKYFVAGALAGVSALVLAPTLTHAHDAKMHHHGQPTACQTEALACASVATGAFAPDGKLWLTWSAGGRISVASSADLGKTFSAPVTLPATKLPLDNGPDARPKIAFGPDGCVALTYATRDEKYNGHAFIVRSSDGGKTFRNVLV